GTGCAATGAGTCGGACGCGAACGTTTATAGGAATCTCCCGTGCCGACGTAATCATTCAATTGATCGTGGTAGAGAATGCCTTTATCATCCGCTTCTTTCAACAGATGCGTTAACAGGTAAGCGGTCGCTTCCGTATCGTAGATGGCGCGGTGATGCTGCGTAAGTTCGATATTGAACTTTTTAGCCAAGGTATTCAGTCGGTGATTTTTCATTTCCGGATGAAGCATGCGGGCAAGTTCTAGCGTATCGATGGTGGCATGGGTTTGATCGATGCCGTATTTTTTATAGGCAACATACAAAAAGCCCATATCAAACGAGGCGTTATGCGCGACCATAATATGGTCTCCTGCCCATTCATGGTATTCGCGAATGACTTCCTCGACTTCCGGTGCATTGCGCACCATATCATCTGTGATGCCGGTCAAATCAATGGTTGTTGCCGACAAGGGATGGTGCGGGTTGGCGAAGCGCTCGAATTTATCGACGATATTGCCGCCTTTGATTTTCACCGCCGCGAGCTCGATGATCGTATCGTAAACGGCGGATAGTCCGGTCGTCTCCAAGTCAAAGACCACAAAAGTCTCTTCTTCAAGCAATGCGTGGCGTTCTTCGTAGGCAATCGGCACACCGTCATCGACTAAATTCGCTTCTAAGCCAAATATCGCTTTGATGCCATGCTTTTGACTCGCGGCATACGCGTCTGGAAATGCTTGCACCCCTGCGTGATCCGTGACGGCAATCGCTGGATGCCCCCATTTCGCCGCTTGTTCGACTAATGAGCCAATCGAAGAGACCGCATCCATTTGGCTCATGGGCGAATGCAGATGCAGTTCTGCCCGCTTCACTTCAGCAGTATCTTTGCGGACCGATGGAGTAATTTCGACCATGTCGTTCGACATCATGACCAAGTCTCTAACGAAGGTGTCGGTTTGAATCGAGCCTCTCGCTCTCAGCCACATGCCTTTTTTCGCCTGTGCCATCAATTCCGCATCTTCTTTATCGCGAGAGAACATTTTGACAAGGATGGAGTCGGTATAATCAGTCATCTTGACCGTCAATAGCGAACGGCCGCTGCGCAATTCGCGGACTTCGACATCAAACACGAAGCCTTCAATGGTCACGCGGCGTTCTTCATCGACAATCGAACGGATTTCGACAATCGGCTCATCAGGTTTGATGGCAGAGCCCATTTGAAACGGCCCAGACGGTGCGCCATTTTCTTTGCGTTCGGTTTCCCGTTTCTTCATATCCGCGACAGCTCGTTTTGCCATCGCTTCTTCCTCGACTTTGCGCTGTTCCATAAAAGCAGCGCGTGCTTCTTGCTGATCTTCTGCGGATAGCTGAAAATCGATTGAAAATGCTGGAAATCCGAATTGCTGAAAGACTTGGCTTAGCTTTTCGGTATATTTTGATTTCAACGCCATCATTTCATGTTCGTGGCAGCAATCGATAATCAGTTTATTGCCGTTCCATACCGGCGCTTGAGACAATAGTTGCTCACGTAGCGGCGGTGCCATATCTGCCAATTCATCAACGACATGCCGCCAGTAGGCGGAAACTTGCTCACCGTCAGCTTGTTGTGCGGGTGTTTCTATGTGTACTTGAACGCTTGCAATCGATGAAAACTTGGCTTGCAGCCGCTCACGGAAAATAATAAATAATTCAAGCGGCAGTACTTGCTTGAGTTTGACGATAAATCGCCATGCCCGGTCTTTCTTGTGGACAGTCATGCGCGTCAATTCAGCCTCTTCAAAATAAGGCATGTGGACATCGTCCGTTAACTCTAGATGCTGCAGCAGCAACTTAAATCTCATCTTGGCGTCTTGCTCATTTATCATGATTATCCCCTTCGCCATTTATTTCAGAAAAAGAAAGGAAAGTACGATTGTACTTTCCTTTTATCATATCAGATTATTATTTATTTCTTAAAGAATTCGCGTACCTTGTCGAGCACTTCATTTTTATGCCATTCGACGGTTTCATTGGTTTCACGGATTTTCACTTCCAAAATTCCCTCTGCGGCCCGTTTGCCAACCGTGATGCGAAGCGGCAAGCCGATCAAATCGGCATCTGCGAATTTTACCCCAGCACGCTCTTTGCGGTCATCGAGCAGCACCTCGAATCCTTGTGCTTTCAATTGTTCATAAATTTCTTCACCCGTTTCACGCTGGACATCGTCTTTGACGTTGACCGGCACGACGTGGATTTCATACGGCGCCACCGCACTTGGCCAAGTAAATCCAGAATCGTCCTGGAACTCTTCAGCGACAGCCGCGACGATACGTGAAACGCCGATTCCGTAGCAACCCATGATATAAGGCATCGCTTTGCCCTGGTCATTGAGGAACGTTGCTTTCATCGGTTCACTGTATGTCGTGCCCAATTTGAAGATATGCCCGACTTCAATGCCTCTGGCAAATTGAATGGTGCCTTTGCCATCTGGCGACGGATCTCCTTCTTTTACAAAGCGCAAGTCTCCATAAGCTTCTACGGTAAAATCTTCACCTGGTGTGACATTTTTCAAATGGACGCCGTCTTCATTGGCACCCGTTACACCGTTGACGATTGATTGAACAGCATTGTCTGCGAATACGCGGACATCTGCCGGCAAGCCCACAGGCCCAATGGAACCGATATCGCAAGACAGCAATTCGCGCACTTCTTCAGGCGTCGCCAATTCGATCAACTTAGCACCTGAAATGTGCTTGGCTTTTACATCGTTCACTTCGTGGTCGCCGCGAGACAATACGACGATTAACTCATCGTCCGCTTTGAACACTAAGGTTTTGATGCAGTTTTCAGGCGTCGTCTCAAGAAATTCCGCCACTTGTGAAATAGTCTTTTGGTCAGGCGTCTCCACTTTTTCGACTGGAAGAGCCGATTCGTCGGATACTGGGTAATCCATTTGAACTGCCGCCATTTCGATATTGGCAGCATATGGTGAGCTGTCCGAATAGGCGATTGTATCTTCACCGATTTCCGACAGTACCATGAATTCGTGATTGTCTTTGCCGCCGATTGCTCCCGAATCCGCAATGACAGCGCGGAAATTCAATCCAAGGCGGCTGAAAATATTGCTGTAGGCTTGCATCATATCGTCGTAAGTTTGATCGAGGCTATCCGTCGTTGCATGGAAAGAATAGGCGTCTTTCATAAGGAACTCGCGTCCGCGCAACAAGCCGAAGCGTGGACGTTTTTCATCGCGGAACTTCGACTGGATTTGATACAAAGTCAGCGGCAGTTTTTTATAGGATTTGATTTCATCACGCAATAGGCTCGTGATGATTTCCTCATGTGTCGCCCCAAGTGCAAACTCGCGGTCGTTACGGTCTTTTAAGCGCATCAATTCATCGCCATAAGAGTACCAACGCCCCGTCTCCTGCCAAAGTTCAGCTTGCTGCAAAGCTGGCATGAATACTTCGACGCTATTGATCGCTTCCATTTCCTCACGAATGATTTTTTCGACTTTGTGCAAAACGCGTTTGCCGAGCGGAAGAAACGAATAAATTCCACTCGTGTTTTGGCGGATAAATCCTGCGCGCAGCAATAATTGATGCGACTTTACTTCCGCATCAGCCGGAGTCTCTCTTAATGTTGGGATAAAACTTAATGTTTGTCTCATATCCGAATACACCTCAACTGGTCATTGTATTTGTAAATCTCTATGTAGCAGAGAAAGGAAAGCGATAGACGCTTTCCTTTCATCAATTAAAAGAAAAATCGCTGGATGTCATTCCAGGTCACGACGATCATCAACAGCATCAATAGCATGATCCCTACAAAATGGACCATTCCTTCTTTTTGCTTGTCGACTGGTTTGCCACGCAAAGCTTCGACAACGAAGAACATGAGGCGGCCACCGTCAAGAGCAGGAAGCGGCAATAAGTTCATGATCCCCAAGTTGATGCTGAGCATGCCAGCCCAGCTCATAAGCGTAAAGATACCGTACTGTGCGACTTCTTCAGTCGTTTTATAAATGCCTACAGGCCCTGACAAGGCATCAATTGTGAACTGTCCAGTCACGAGCATGCCGAGCAAACGGAAAATTTCCTTGAACCAAAAAACCGTTTGTTCCGCGCCGTAAGCAAATGAACCGAAAAAGTCTTTTTCTACAGGACTTTGGTACAGCACGCCGATGACGCCGACTTCTTCTGCCGTTTGATCAGACAATTCTGGGGTGATCGTGAAACTTAGCGATTCGCCGCCGCGCTCTACTTGGAAATCAAGCGCTGTTCCGGCACTGCCTTGCACGGATTCTACGAGTTCATCCCATGTGCTGATCGATTGGCCTTCAATTTCTGTCACCAAATCGCCGTCCTGCATGCCTGCCTGTTCAGCAGGACTGTCTTCTGTAACTTCCGAAATGACTGGTTCGAACGTTGGCACGCCTTGCATCATGCCGATCGCGGTAAAGATGAAAAATGCCAGGATAAAGTTGAAAAACGGACCTGCAAAAATCGTCATGAAACGATTCGGCAAATTTTTCGCATCAAATGTGCGATCGTAAGGCGCCAAGATCGTTTCACGGCCGTTTTCTTCCACTACGGCATTGCGAGCAACTTTAATATTCATCAATTGTTCATCTTCGTCATACCCTTTGATAAAAAGGTCTTTTTCAAGATCTGCTTGTTCCACTTCTAGGAACAAAATATCGGGATAGACATGCTTTTGATTGAGTATGATTTTCTTTGCCTGTCCCTGTTCGTCAAGTAGCAATCCGATGCGGTGGCCTGCTTGCAAATGAATAGCATCCATTTCTTCGCCCGCCATGCGGACGTAACCACCGATCGGAAGCAATCTGATCGTATACAGCGTCTCGCCTCGTGTGATGGCCAAAATCTTTGGGCCCATCCCGATAGCGAATTCACGAACGAGAATCCCAGCCCGCTTAGCGAACAAGAAATGGCCCAGTTCGTGGAAAAACACTAAGGCGCCGAAAATGATAATGAACGCTAATACTGTCTCCATTTTGAACCCATCCTTCATAAACCTTATTCGGTTTTAATCTGTCGCTATTTTAGCATGTTTTCTACAGTTTTTCTCGTTTCAGAATCTGCAGCCAAGATCGTCTCCAAATCGGGAGATGCGATCGTTTTATGCGCCAGCATCGCCCGTTCAATGAATTCCTCTATTTGCAAAAAGCCGATTTGGCGGTTTAAGAACATTGCTACTGCCTGTTCATTAGCAGCATTCAAGACAGTTGTCATTGTGCCGCCTTCACGGCCGGCGTCAAATGCCAGCTTCAACGCACGAAAGCGTTCGTAATCCATCGCCCGAAAATTCAATTGGGCGATTTCCGCGAGATCTAATCGTTTAGCAGACGGGCGCGGCAGTCGGTCCGGATAAGAAAGGGCGTATTGGATCGGCACTCTCATATCCGGCGTGCCGAGTTGTGCCATGACACTCGTGTCTTGGAACTCGACCAACGAATGGATAATGCTTTCTCTGTGCAGCAAGACATCGATATCGTCATAAGCAAAATCGAACAATACATGCGCTTCAATGACCTCGAGCCCTTTATTCAGCATCGTCGCAGAGTCAATCGTGATCTTGGACCCCATAGACCAGTTCGGATGATTGAGCGCGTCTTCCACTGTGACGTCGGCGAGCTCTTCGCGTGTCTTGTCACGGAAGCTTCCGCCAGAAGCGGTCAAAATCAGACGACTCGCCTGTTCGATTTTTTCACCGTTAAGTGCTTGGAACAAAGCCGAATGTTCACTATCTACCGGCAAGATGTCTGCACCGTATCGTTTCGCACTTTGCATGACGAGGTGGCCAGCTGTCACGAGCGTTTCTTTATTGGCAATGGCGATCGTGCGGCCCAGTTTAATCGCTTCCAAAGTCGGCTCAAGTCCGACACTGCCGATCACTGCATTGACCAAAACATCCGCATCATAGGTCGAAGCTTCAATTAGGCCATGGCTGCCATGAACGAATTGAATGCCCGTAAATTCCTGTTGCAACTGCTTTGCATCTTCAGCGAGCTGAACACAAACGATTTCCGGACGAAATTCCTGTATCAGTTTTCGAGTAACTTCCATGTTTTTACCAGCTGATAAACCGACAAGCGAAAATTCTTCGGGATGTTCCCGGATGATATCCGCTGTCTGGACGCCGATTGATCCGGTCGCCCCAAGCAATATGATTTTTTTCATCAATGAAACAATCCTCTCTTAAATAAAATGCAGGAAATGCAAAAGCGGCATAACAAACAGAATGCTGTCGAATCGGTCCAAAATGCCGCCATGCCCCGGCAGCATCTTTCCAGAATCTTTGACATTGAAATGGCGCTTTAATGCCGATTCCACCAAATCACCCAACTGGCCAAAAATCGAAGCGACGATCGCCACAACGGCAACGAGTACTAGCGACTGCTCCATACCAGCAAAATAGGAGAAGATTAAGCCGATGCCTATAGCCCATATGATGCCTCCGACAAATCCTTCGATGGTCTTGTTCGGCGAAATTTCAGGCCATAGCTTGCGTTTGCCGATTTTGCGGCCGGTAAAATAAGCGCCGGAATCGGTGAACCAAACGACCAGCAGCGCAAAAACCAGCACAGCAAGCCCCGATTCCCGAGTTTCGATTAAGTAATAAAACCCTAAGCCCACATAAAGGGTACCCAGGATGGCGAACGCAGCGTCATCAAATGTAAAACTGTTTTTAACAACAACTGTATGTATGAGCAACAAAATAACTGCCATAAAGACAAATTCCACTTTTAAATAGCCGGTCCATTCGTATACTTCCTGAGACCAGTCACCCGGCAGCATAAAGGCATATAGAGCGACCAGAGAAATAAGGCCGGGCACACTCATGAGGCTCCGGCCTTTCATTTTAAGTAATTCTTGAAAACCGATTGTTGCAAGGACATATACCAAAAGAATAAACGGAATTCCGCCGATGATGACAAACGGAATGAATAAAGCAGCTGCTATAGCTCCTGTAATAATGCGTTGCTTCAATTTACTTCTTCCCCCTTCAAGCCACCAAATCGACGATTTCGTTTCTGATAAACTTCGAATGCCTCAAGCAAACAATCTTCACCAAAATCCGGCCATAAGGTATCGGTAAACCATAATTCCGTATAGGCCAATTGCCACAACATAAAATTGCTCAAACGAACCTCCCCGCTCGTTCGGATCAATAAATCGGGCTCCGGCAAAGCGCTCGTCATCAGTCGGCTTGTAATCATCTCTTCGGAAATCTCCGATGGATCCAGCTCTCCTGCCTTTACTAGCGCCGCTAAGTTTTTGACAGTATCGACGATTTCCGCCCGGCTGCCGTAATTCAATGCAAAATTTAACACCAATCCATCGTTATGCTTGGTTGCTTCTTTCGCTTTTTTAATCGCTTGAAGCGTATGGGCTGGTAAATTGTCTGTATAGCCCATCATTTCCACGCGAACATTCTCCTCAATGAGTTCCGGCAAAAAGCTGGTGAGGAATTCTTCCGGTAAACGCATCAGAAAGTCGACTTCCATTTTCGGACGTTTCCAGTTTTCCGTCGAAAAGGCATACAAAGTCAATACATCCACACCAAGATGACTTGCAAGCTTGGTGATTTTACGGACAGTCTTCATGCCTTCGTGATGTCCGGCGATTCTCGGCATGGACCGCTTTTTTGCCCAGCGGCCATTGCCGTCCATAATGATCGCGACGTGAGACGGCACACCTGCACCCGCTACAGCCATTGCACGCTCACCGTATTCCACCACTACCGGCTCTATATTTCTCTTTAATAGTTTATTGAACATAATTAATCCTCCACTTGTAACCAATCGGAATGTCTATTGCTTATCATATCAAAAAAATGGCTGTTGTGCGTGAACTTTCAAGTCACTCCCAAAATTTTGGCATGAAAAAAGCGTCCTGTTAAACAGGACGCCCAGAAACAGATGAAGTTCGCTTAAACTGCCATGATTTCAGTTTCTTTGTCTTTAGTCATGTCGTCGATCTTAGCGATATGCGTATTCGTCATATCTTGCACATCGTCCGAGTAGCCGCGCAAATCATCAACTGTGATTTCGCTCTTTTTCTCTAACTTTTTCAACTCGTCATTAGCATCGCGGCGAATGTTGCGGATACCCACTTTCGCCTCTTCCGCTTCTTTTTTCACTTGTTTAACCAAATCTTTGCGGCGCTCTTCTGTAAGAGCCGGGATCGCAAGACGGATAACATTGCCGTCATTTGAAGGGCTGAGCCCAAGATCTGATTTCATGATTGCTTTTTCGATTTCAGGCAATACTGTTTTGTCGTAAGGCTGGATCATGATCAAGCGCGCTTCCGGTACGGAAATACCCGCTACTTGGTTGATCGGTGTTGGAGCACCATAATACTCGACTGTAATTTTGTCGAGCAATGATGGGGTTGCACGCCCCGCTCGGATAGAAGCCAAATCACGCGAAAAAGCTTGAATGGCATTGCTCATTTTTGTTTTCGTGTCGTTCATGATTGTTTTTGGCATTATAATGTTCTCCTCACAACTGTCCCGATCTTTTCACCCAGAACAGCTCGTTTTATGTTTCCTTTTTCCATTATAGAGAATACTACGAGTGGAATATCATTGTCCATACATAATGTGGAAGCTGTCGAGTCCATCACTTGAAGTCCTTGTTGAATGACTTCAAAATACGATAGTTCATCGTATTTGACTGCTTCAACATCGGTTTTCGGATCAGCGGAATAAACGCCGTCCACATTGTTTTTCGCCATCAAGATGACATCAGCCTCGATCTCTGCCGCACGCAAGGCAGCCGTCGTATCTGTCGAGAAGTAAGGATTTCCAGTTCCGGCAGAGAAAATAACCACACGTTTTTTCTCGAGGTGGCGAATCGCTCTTCTGCGGATATACGGCTCAGCAACTTGGCGCATTTCAATAGAAGACAATACGCGTGTTTCCACGTCTTGTTTCTCTAAAGAATCTTGCAAGGCTAGTGAGTTCATGACGGTTGCAAGCATGCCCATATAATCTGCCGTTGCACGGTCCATGCCCATTTCAGATCCGACTTTACCACGCCAGATATTCCCACCGCCGACCACTACAGCTACTTCAACCCCAAGGTCTACGATTTCTTTCACTTGCGCAGCGACAGATTTGATGATTTCAGGGGAAAGACCGAAACCTTGTCCGCCTGCCATCGCTTCTCCACTTAATTTCAGTACAATGCGTTTGTATTTTGGAACACTCATCGGTACCCTCCGTTACACGTTTATTGAAAAACAGGGAACACAACATTGTGCTCCCCGAATGACTCATATAAAAGTTGAATTATTTTTTGTTGACTTGGCTCATAACTTCGTCAGCGAAGTTGTCTTCGCGTTTTTCAATGCCTTCGCCTACTTCATAACGGATAAACTCTTTTACAGAACCGCCAACAGATGCTGCGAAGTCGCGGACTTTCTGGTCAGAGTTTTTAACGAATGCTTGGTCAAGCAAGCAGATGTCTTCAAAGTATTTCCCAAGGCGGCCTTCAACCATTTTTTCAACGATTTTTTCTGGCTTGCCTTCGTTCAATGCTTGCTCAGTCAATACAGTACGCTCGCGCTCTACTTCGTCAGCAGAGACTTCGTCGCGTGAAATGTATTTCGGGTTTAGGGCAGCGATGTGCATAGCGATATCGCGTGCAGCTTGTGAATCAGCAGAGCCTTCCAATACGACTAGAACGCCAATGCGTCCGCCCATGTGCAAGTAAGGGCCGAAAGCATCGTTGTCTGCTTTTGTACGGATTTCAAAGCGGCGCAATGTGATTTTTTCGCCGATTTTAGCGATGGCATTTGAGATGTGATCTGCTACTGACAAGCCGTTAGACATTGTCGAAGCGTTCGCTTCATCGATTGTTGCCGGTTTAGTTGCAAGCAAATGCTCGCCGATTTCTTTAACCAAAGTTTGGAAACCTTCGTTTTTCGCAACGAAATCAGTTTCAGCATTAACTTCATAGATGACTGCTTCGTTTCCTTCTTCAAGGATTGAAGTGATCCCTTCAGCTGCGATGCGGTCTGCTTTTTTAGAAGCGCTTGACAAGCCTTTTTCGCGAAGGAAGTCTAGTGCTGCGTCAATATCACCGTCAGTTTGTACCAATGCTTTTTTGCAATCCATCATACCTGCGCCTGTTTTTTCGCGCAATTCTTTAACCATTTGAGCTGTAACTGCCATGATTAAGTTCCTCCTTCAATTTGTCTGTGTTTTCTCAAAAAAAGGTGATAAGTGGGGTTGGCCGCTTATCACCTGTAAACATTGCGAATTACTCAGCAGATTCTGCTGATACTTCTTCGTCTTCTTCTGGCTTAGACTCAAGAAGAGCGTCTGCCATTTTGCCAGTCAATAGTTTGACCGCACGGATTGCATCGTCGTTTGCAGGGATTACGTAATCGATTTCGTCCGGATCGCAGTTTGTATCAACGATACCAACGATTGGAATGTTCAATTTCATAGCTTCTGCTACTGCAATGCGTTCTTTACGAGGGTCTACAACGAACATTACATCCGGAAGACCGTTCATGTCACGGATACCGCCTAGGAATTTCTCCAAGCGTTCGTGTTGTTTTTTCAATTGGACTACTTCTTTTTTCGGAAGGACATCGAAAGTGCCGTCTTCTTCCATACGCTCGATCTGTTTCATGCGGTTAACACGTTTTTGGATCGTGCCGAAGTTTGTCAAAGTACCACCCAACCAGCGTTGGTTGATGTAGTAGTTGCCAGAACGTTCTGCTTCTTCTTTGATAGCGTCCTGTGCTTGTTTTTTTGTTCCTACGAACAAAACTTTACCGCCTTCTTCGCCCACTTGTTTCATGAAGTTATAAGCTTCCTCAAGTTTACGGACCGTTTTCTGAAGGTCGATGATGTAGATGCCGTTACGTTCCACGAAGATGTATTTCTTCATTTTCGGGTTCCAGCGGCGAGTTTGGTGGCCAAAGTGAACACCAGCTTCAAGCAATTGTTTCATTGAGATTACTGCCATGATGTGTTTCCTCCTAATAGGTTTTTGTTTGCCTCCGCATTCTTCGCTTCTGAACCGTTACCCATTCAGGCACCAGCGGAACAGATCGGAATGCGTGTGTATTTAACACCATTTGAAATTATACCACGCTCTTGCTGGTGCCTGCAACTGATATTTTAAAAAGCTAGCGAAAGCTTGGAAAAGGTATAGAGGCTTTTGAGAAACCTCGGCAATTTTTTCGTTCCGCTCCAGCCGGTCGCTTTCGGGCCCACAGGATATGGGTCATGCAGCTGGCGCGACAGGACGTCGCGTTGCCAGCTGCCAGGGCACGATTCGTCGAGTAAGCCCCACATTGAAAACCGCTGCTCCCACATCTGCTCAACCCTCACTATGTTCGGGCTTCGCATATTCATTAGTCGCCGGCTTCCGCTACACTAACGCCGAAGAATTATTTACTCAACACCCTTTTACATTCCCTTAATTATAAACAGGAAATGGAACAGACAATTTGTAATGAAAAGCTGCAACTTCTTCGACATTCTGAGGTAGTACAATACACAAAAGCCGCCCCAGAACTATTGAATAGTCCGGGGCGGCACATAAGATTAATTCATTTTCAATTGTTCGAGCTCAGCAAGGAATTTCGTATTCAATACTTTGATATACGTCCCTTTCATGCCGAGAGAACGGGATTCGATAACGCCAGCACTTTCAAGTTTACGAAGTGCGTTGACGATGACCGAACGCGTAATGCCGACACGGTCAGCGATTTTAGAAGCAACAAGCAAGCCTTCGTTGCCGTCAAGCTCTTCAAAAATATGCTCGATTGCTTCAAGTTCGCTGTACGAAAGTGAGCTGATCGCCATTTGCACAACTGCTTTGCTGCGGGCTTCTTCTTCGATGCGGTCGCCTTTTTCACGAAGGATTTCCATGCCGACAACTGTCGCACCGTATTCGCCAAGGATCAAGTCATCATCGCCGAACTGGTCGTTGACGCGGCCAAGCAATAATGTGCCAAGGCGTTCGCCGCCGCCGATAATTGGAACGATTGTCGTCAAACCGTTTTTGAATAGTTCGCGCTCTTCTACAGGGAAGATTGTGTGCTCACTGTTCACATCCATATTAGCGGACGTTTCTGTAACGTTCGAAAGGTTTTGTGTATATTCGACCGGGAACTGGCGTTCTTCAAGCATGTTCTTCATGCGGTCGTTTTCGATCTGCTGGTTAACAGCATAACCAAGAACCTTCCCTTTGCGGCTGACAACGAAGACATTTGCTTCGATGACTTCGCTCAATGTCTCAGCCATGTCCTTAAAGTTAACCGGCTTGCCGGCTGCTGCTTGCAGCATAGAGTTAATGCGTCTTGTTTTTCCCAATAAATTCATAATAATGAACCTCCTACATGATTCGTACGTATTTCGCACCGTTTATTCAATATTCTAAAGGTTTTTACACTTTAATGAAACCAATATGACTCGTTCTACAAGATAAATTGTGACAAATCTTTATTTTTCGCCACATTTTCAAGCTTTTCGTTAACATATTGGGGGGTAATATCGATTTGAGCAGGTGAAATCTCAGATGCCTCAAATGATAAATCT
This is a stretch of genomic DNA from Planococcus maritimus. It encodes these proteins:
- a CDS encoding proline--tRNA ligase, whose protein sequence is MRQTLSFIPTLRETPADAEVKSHQLLLRAGFIRQNTSGIYSFLPLGKRVLHKVEKIIREEMEAINSVEVFMPALQQAELWQETGRWYSYGDELMRLKDRNDREFALGATHEEIITSLLRDEIKSYKKLPLTLYQIQSKFRDEKRPRFGLLRGREFLMKDAYSFHATTDSLDQTYDDMMQAYSNIFSRLGLNFRAVIADSGAIGGKDNHEFMVLSEIGEDTIAYSDSSPYAANIEMAAVQMDYPVSDESALPVEKVETPDQKTISQVAEFLETTPENCIKTLVFKADDELIVVLSRGDHEVNDVKAKHISGAKLIELATPEEVRELLSCDIGSIGPVGLPADVRVFADNAVQSIVNGVTGANEDGVHLKNVTPGEDFTVEAYGDLRFVKEGDPSPDGKGTIQFARGIEVGHIFKLGTTYSEPMKATFLNDQGKAMPYIMGCYGIGVSRIVAAVAEEFQDDSGFTWPSAVAPYEIHVVPVNVKDDVQRETGEEIYEQLKAQGFEVLLDDRKERAGVKFADADLIGLPLRITVGKRAAEGILEVKIRETNETVEWHKNEVLDKVREFFKK
- the rseP gene encoding RIP metalloprotease RseP — encoded protein: METVLAFIIIFGALVFFHELGHFLFAKRAGILVREFAIGMGPKILAITRGETLYTIRLLPIGGYVRMAGEEMDAIHLQAGHRIGLLLDEQGQAKKIILNQKHVYPDILFLEVEQADLEKDLFIKGYDEDEQLMNIKVARNAVVEENGRETILAPYDRTFDAKNLPNRFMTIFAGPFFNFILAFFIFTAIGMMQGVPTFEPVISEVTEDSPAEQAGMQDGDLVTEIEGQSISTWDELVESVQGSAGTALDFQVERGGESLSFTITPELSDQTAEEVGVIGVLYQSPVEKDFFGSFAYGAEQTVFWFKEIFRLLGMLVTGQFTIDALSGPVGIYKTTEEVAQYGIFTLMSWAGMLSINLGIMNLLPLPALDGGRLMFFVVEALRGKPVDKQKEGMVHFVGIMLLMLLMIVVTWNDIQRFFF
- the dxr gene encoding 1-deoxy-D-xylulose-5-phosphate reductoisomerase, with amino-acid sequence MKKIILLGATGSIGVQTADIIREHPEEFSLVGLSAGKNMEVTRKLIQEFRPEIVCVQLAEDAKQLQQEFTGIQFVHGSHGLIEASTYDADVLVNAVIGSVGLEPTLEAIKLGRTIAIANKETLVTAGHLVMQSAKRYGADILPVDSEHSALFQALNGEKIEQASRLILTASGGSFRDKTREELADVTVEDALNHPNWSMGSKITIDSATMLNKGLEVIEAHVLFDFAYDDIDVLLHRESIIHSLVEFQDTSVMAQLGTPDMRVPIQYALSYPDRLPRPSAKRLDLAEIAQLNFRAMDYERFRALKLAFDAGREGGTMTTVLNAANEQAVAMFLNRQIGFLQIEEFIERAMLAHKTIASPDLETILAADSETRKTVENMLK
- a CDS encoding phosphatidate cytidylyltransferase, whose protein sequence is MKQRIITGAIAAALFIPFVIIGGIPFILLVYVLATIGFQELLKMKGRSLMSVPGLISLVALYAFMLPGDWSQEVYEWTGYLKVEFVFMAVILLLIHTVVVKNSFTFDDAAFAILGTLYVGLGFYYLIETRESGLAVLVFALLVVWFTDSGAYFTGRKIGKRKLWPEISPNKTIEGFVGGIIWAIGIGLIFSYFAGMEQSLVLVAVVAIVASIFGQLGDLVESALKRHFNVKDSGKMLPGHGGILDRFDSILFVMPLLHFLHFI
- a CDS encoding isoprenyl transferase, coding for MFNKLLKRNIEPVVVEYGERAMAVAGAGVPSHVAIIMDGNGRWAKKRSMPRIAGHHEGMKTVRKITKLASHLGVDVLTLYAFSTENWKRPKMEVDFLMRLPEEFLTSFLPELIEENVRVEMMGYTDNLPAHTLQAIKKAKEATKHNDGLVLNFALNYGSRAEIVDTVKNLAALVKAGELDPSEISEEMITSRLMTSALPEPDLLIRTSGEVRLSNFMLWQLAYTELWFTDTLWPDFGEDCLLEAFEVYQKRNRRFGGLKGEEVN
- the frr gene encoding ribosome recycling factor; protein product: MPKTIMNDTKTKMSNAIQAFSRDLASIRAGRATPSLLDKITVEYYGAPTPINQVAGISVPEARLIMIQPYDKTVLPEIEKAIMKSDLGLSPSNDGNVIRLAIPALTEERRKDLVKQVKKEAEEAKVGIRNIRRDANDELKKLEKKSEITVDDLRGYSDDVQDMTNTHIAKIDDMTKDKETEIMAV
- the pyrH gene encoding UMP kinase; protein product: MSVPKYKRIVLKLSGEAMAGGQGFGLSPEIIKSVAAQVKEIVDLGVEVAVVVGGGNIWRGKVGSEMGMDRATADYMGMLATVMNSLALQDSLEKQDVETRVLSSIEMRQVAEPYIRRRAIRHLEKKRVVIFSAGTGNPYFSTDTTAALRAAEIEADVILMAKNNVDGVYSADPKTDVEAVKYDELSYFEVIQQGLQVMDSTASTLCMDNDIPLVVFSIMEKGNIKRAVLGEKIGTVVRRTL
- the tsf gene encoding translation elongation factor Ts, which produces MAVTAQMVKELREKTGAGMMDCKKALVQTDGDIDAALDFLREKGLSSASKKADRIAAEGITSILEEGNEAVIYEVNAETDFVAKNEGFQTLVKEIGEHLLATKPATIDEANASTMSNGLSVADHISNAIAKIGEKITLRRFEIRTKADNDAFGPYLHMGGRIGVLVVLEGSADSQAARDIAMHIAALNPKYISRDEVSADEVERERTVLTEQALNEGKPEKIVEKMVEGRLGKYFEDICLLDQAFVKNSDQKVRDFAASVGGSVKEFIRYEVGEGIEKREDNFADEVMSQVNKK
- the rpsB gene encoding 30S ribosomal protein S2; its protein translation is MAVISMKQLLEAGVHFGHQTRRWNPKMKKYIFVERNGIYIIDLQKTVRKLEEAYNFMKQVGEEGGKVLFVGTKKQAQDAIKEEAERSGNYYINQRWLGGTLTNFGTIQKRVNRMKQIERMEEDGTFDVLPKKEVVQLKKQHERLEKFLGGIRDMNGLPDVMFVVDPRKERIAVAEAMKLNIPIVGIVDTNCDPDEIDYVIPANDDAIRAVKLLTGKMADALLESKPEEDEEVSAESAE